The nucleotide window TTATCTGCTTTTGATTTCGTCGCCGTTGTTTGCAAGCCGCATGATGTTTCCGCTGAAAATGACCGAGATCATCCTTGCCGGAATTTTTATCGTGAAGATGCCGAAATGGCGAGTTGCCGTATTTATATTCTTCGCCGGCCTGACGGCCGTGATGACCTGGAAAAACATCGGCAGCTATATTGAGCAGGGCGGATATGACAATACGGTTCAACAATACCCTTATGTCTCGGTTTTGCAAAACCGACAGACCATCCTCGCCTGGCGCGACCCTAAAATGGTTGCCGACGCGGTCGGTCACCGCATTCTCGGAAGGGCAATCGGAATCCCTGATATCTATCTGGTTAAAGAAAATGAAAACGTCGGGGAGATCAATTAAAGGAGAGATGAATATGAACGTTCCAACCCCCCATATCGAGGCGAAAACAGGAGATATCGCAAAGACCGTATTGATGCCCGGCGATCCGCTTCGGGCAAAAAAGCTCGCCGAGACTTATCTGACCGATGCGGTCTGCTATAATCAGGTACGCGGGATGCTCGGCTATACCGGATTTTATAAGGGTAAACGCGTTTCGGTGCAGGGCAGCGGCATGGGCATCCCCTCCATCGGCATCTATTCTCATGAGCTGTTCAATTTTTACGGGGTTGACCGCATCATTCGTATCGGATCCGCGGGCGCCTTTGACGTCTCGCTCGACGTCGGCGACATCGTGCTCGGTATGGGCGCCTGCACCAACTCCAATTACGCGGCCATGTTCAATCTTGCCGGAACGTTTGCGCCGATTGCCGACTGGAATCTGCTGAAAGCCGCCGCAGACGCCGCCGAAAAACTCGGGATCAAGTATAAGGTCGGCAACATTGTGTCTTCGGATACTTTTTACGGCGAAGATAAAAAGTTTTCGGAGGGGTTCCGGGACATGGGAGTGCTCGCGGTCGAGATGGAGGCCGCCGCGCTTTACATGAATGCCGCAAAAGCGAAAAAGCAGGCGCTGTGTATATTAACGATTTCGGATTGTCTGTTCAAAGAGGGCAGCGCCACCGCCGAACAGCGCCAAAACGCCTTTACCGACATGATGGAAATCGCATTGGAGATTGCATAAGGGTCCGGATATTATTGTAGGGGGCGATACAGGCACCGGCCTGCTGCGTTCGCCCGCGTAAAAATTCCCGGTGATCAGCGGGCGAACGCAGTTCGCCCCTACGATTTAACAAAAGGAGGGGATCGTTTTGGACTATTCGGTTTTGGTCGCAGCGGCGTTCG belongs to Oscillospiraceae bacterium and includes:
- the deoD gene encoding purine-nucleoside phosphorylase, which codes for MNVPTPHIEAKTGDIAKTVLMPGDPLRAKKLAETYLTDAVCYNQVRGMLGYTGFYKGKRVSVQGSGMGIPSIGIYSHELFNFYGVDRIIRIGSAGAFDVSLDVGDIVLGMGACTNSNYAAMFNLAGTFAPIADWNLLKAAADAAEKLGIKYKVGNIVSSDTFYGEDKKFSEGFRDMGVLAVEMEAAALYMNAAKAKKQALCILTISDCLFKEGSATAEQRQNAFTDMMEIALEIA